DNA from Ruficoccus amylovorans:
GGAACGACCACAGATACGAACGCGCACGAGCCGTTTTCGCGAACCACTTGAGCACCGGGTAGCGGTGGATATTCGTCCGCCGTGGCAGCGGGCGCATGATGCGTTTCAGGCGGCGGACGCGGCGAAAGCTCTCCTGACGTTTCTTTTCTTCGGAAGACATTTTTCCAGGCTGAAGAGCCAAGGCATCAAACCGCGCCATCGAAGACAACCGGAAACTCAAAGTCAGAGTCCTCGACCTGTGCAAGGACCAGTCCTTGACCTGTGATCCTGCGGATCACAGATATCCCCGTTAAGGCGGAGGCATGGGCAACGACGATTGATGCCAACTCAAACGAACTTCGCTGCGTCCCGCACAGGCAGGATACGAGACCGTAGACAAATGGGTCGCGATTGCGAGGGGCTGAGGTGGTTCCGTTGAGGGTTTCCTTGAAGGGAGACAAATCCTATCTCCCCTTTCACAGGCGGCGGGCTTACGGGTTGAAAATACGCAGCAGGAAGGGCGTCTCCAGCACGGAACCGAGCCGCTTCAGGCTCTTGAGGGTGGCGGAGACGACTTTTTCGTTGGACTGGTGGGTCGTGAAAAGCAGCGTCGCCGTGCCCTCCCCGGCCTCCTGATGCTGGGTCATGGTGGCGATGGAAAGCCCTTCGCGGGAGATGACATCCGTCACCCGCGCCAGGACGCCGGGCTGGTCCTTCACCCGCAGGCGCAGGTAGTAGGCCGAGCGGATCGCCTCCGGCCCGGCCAGCTCGACCTCTGCGCCCAGCGCGGCGTAAACGTCCTCGTCCTCCTCGCAGATGAACGGCGCTGGCACGCCCTTGAGCAGATAAACGGCGTCAGCGATGTCGCTGATGACGGCGCTGGAGGTAGCGTCCTGCCCTGCTCCGCGCCCCACGAGGAGCGTCGTGCCAACCACGTCGCCGGTCAAACTGACCCCGTTGTAGACCTCGTCCACACTGGCCATCAGTTCGCGCTTCGAGATCAGCGCCGGGTGGAGGCGCACGCTCAGGCAGTTGGTTGAAAAGTCACGACTGATGACGGCCAGCAGCTTGATCTTGCAGCCCAGCTCACGGGCGTAAGCGATGTCGTACTGGGTGATCCCCCGGATGCCCTCGACGAGCATTTCCTTCAGCTTGACCCAACGTCCATGCGCCAGATAGGCCAGGATGACGGCCTTGTGGGCGGCGTCCCAGCCATCGAGGTCGAGCGACTCGTCCGCCTCGACGTAGCCAAGGGAGCGGGCATCGTCGAGGATATCGGGGAAGCTCAGTCCCTCACGTTCCATGCGCGTAAGGATGTAATTTGAAGTGCCGTTGAGGATTCCGTAAATGAGTGAAAAACGGTTGGCCACGAGCCCCTCGCGCAGGGTCTTGATAATCGGGATGCCACCGGCCACGCTGGCCTCGAAAAAGTAATGCGTCCCGGCCCGGCGGGCGGCGCTGAAAATCTCCTCCCCGTGTTTGCAGATGAGAGCCTTGTTGGCGGAGACCACGATCTTGCCCGCCTTGAGCGCGCGCAGGGTCAGGGTGCGGGCCAGCTTGGTGCCACCGATCAGTTCGCAGACGATGTCGATGGAGGGGTCGTCCACCACCGCGTAGGGGTCGTCCGTCAGACGCGAAGCCGGGACGCGCACCTCGCGCTTCTTCTTCAGGTCGGAGACGGCCGCCCGCACCAACTCCAGCTTGACGCCCAGCCGGCGCTCCAGCGCCGAGTCGTTCCCCTGAAGGTGCTTCCACACGCCCTGACCGACCGTACCGAAGCCCAGCAGCCCGATCCGGATAACCTGTTTGCTCTGTTTTTTCTGTTCCACGAAGCGGGTGATTTAGACGGATTTTCCCGTCCGCGGAAAGGGAAAAGCACCGTTTCGGCAAAGATCGTGCTGCTCCAGGGGACGGCCACCACTCATTTCAACTCAAGCGCCACAGGTCCAGCCTGCCAACCGTCCGATCAAGGCTGGACTATCAGTTTATTATTTCGTCCGCGCCCCCAACATAAGTTCAGGAACCATGTCTTGAAAAAAGGGTCTAGTATACCTTCTGCGCACACCGTCCATGTATCTATGACCATGCTGATGTATCGACCGTTACTTATTCTCGCATCCTTTTCGTTCTGCTTTTTGGGACAAACCGCCTTCGCCCGCCTTTGGACCTCCAGCGACGGACGCACGCTCGAAGCAGACTATGTCGGTGCCGACGCCTACGCGGTGACGGTTCAGCGCGCCCTCGACGGGGTGCAGTTCCAGATACCGTTGGACAGGCTTTCCGAGGAGGACCGTGCCTTCGTCGAAACCCGGCTCAGCGAAAAAAACACGTCCGGCACCTCCTCCCAGCCGCCCGCTGCCAACGCGCGAGGCCCCCTCAAGACCGTTTCCGTGCTCGGCCCCAATGCCGGGGACGCCGCCTTTCGTGATTTCGATAACGGGCTGAACTGGGCCGACGGCCTGTTATTCAAAACAGACATCACTCCTGCGACCCTCGCCTACGGAGAACGCTGGCTCAAATACGGATCGGACCGAATGGGCATCCGCCAACTCAATGCCATCCTCGTCAGCCCGGACGAAATTGCCGGCCTTAACGGACAGTTAATCGTCACCACCCCAGGCACCCGCCTGAAAGAAGACTACCTCTTCGCCACCGGTAACATGCCGCTCTACGTCGAAAGCACAGACGGCATTGAGGCGGAGGGCTGGCTGCTCGTTGTCGCCAACGAAAGCGACAGCCCCAACTTCGCCCGGACCGAACTGATGAAGGTGCGCTCCGTCAACGCCGCTCTGGGCCGCGTCGATGTGGAGCGCTTCAGCAACATCCCGCAACACTACGAATGGAGAAATGGCGACTGGATCATGCGTGTCCCCAACTTTGGAAACGGCAATACCGGGCCCTTGTTATTGCTAAATCCGGATTCCGAGGAAGCGGTTGATTTCGCCGTCCAGCGTGTCGAAAGACTGATCACCGGGCGCGCCGGAGAGATTATCTGGAAATACGTCATCCTCAACCACAATAATGCGCTGGCCAATGTCGCCAATGCGATCAACAACGGCCTCGCTGTTGACTTGAACAATGACGGAGAAGCTGACATCAGACCGGTTGTCATGGCCAAGGCCGCAGACTTGCTGGCACGCATTGCCCGCGGACTTGAGGCACGAGGCGGAGAAAACATCACCGTCCTGACGACCCTCGACGAACACCCCGCCCAGGGAATACTTGAAGGCGGCACCACCGGCATTTACTTCTCCGACAACAATAACAACAACGGCCCCAAAAATCCCCACCATTTCTCGTCATGGCTCAATAGCCTCGCCTACCTGGGGCCGCAGACATCGGTTCGTGTGTTTGCCCCCTCCGATTCGATTGGCTCAGCCCTGAGCGTTTTCTTCGCGGACGATATCGTCCTCAACGGCAAGGCCGCCCTGACCAGAAACGAAATTCTCTATCACGCCGGAGACAGTAAGTTTGACTGGCTCGGCCTTCCGAAGGGCCCCGTCGAGCATCTGGCTCAGCCCTTGGGCACCCTCCAACCGCTTGACGCCGAGTTTGTCACCGTCGGCCCCGGTGTCAGCGCAACCCGTGAAGGCGACGCGTGGACCATCGAGGGGACCGAGGGGCGCCCGACCAGCTTCCGCCTTAGCCTGCCCGCACAGGAAACCCCGGATCTGCTGCTCACACTCGCGGCCAACACGACCGCAGAAGGTTACCTGACCGTTTCCCTCGCCCCACGCCAACAACCCTTTCACCCCACGCCCTACGCAACTGGCTGGATAACCGAAAACGGAGCCAAATACTTCTACCCTGGCGATGAGAGCTACAACGCCACTTCGGCTTACAATGCCCGCACCCTGCGCACCTATAGCTGGCGGGTTCATCCGAAAAAGCAGGGGAGTTTCATCGATCTCTACCTGGCCGTGCCCCAGGAAACGCCCTCCCTCGTATTCGCCTGGCGAGGCGCGGAAGGGACGACAGGCACCGTCGCCCTCGTCTCCGAAACGGGTGAAACCGGCGAACCCATCCTCCAAAAAGAACTCATCCCCGACGGTCCCGCAAAAAAAATATTCTCGAAAATAGATCTGACCGAGTACGCAGAGCAGATGATCCGCCTGCGCTTCACCGTAAACGGCCCCGAGAGTGAGCCTCCTGCCACCCTGACTTCTCTCTCCAACCTGAAACTAACCAGTGACGATTCCTCCCGGGAACTCTCCCCATTCCCCCGCTCACTACTTGAAAGCCCGGTCAACGCAAACACCGGGGAAATCAGCTTCTACTTCAGCGACCTCCCGCCATCCGCACCGTTTGAACTGGAATTCACCTGGCACGGCAGCACGCCTTTAATCCTCAAGAACCTGCACCGGGCAGATAAAGATGTCATCGCCTACCGCCTGTTCGAGCATGGCATCTGCCTCATCAACCCGTCCTCCAAACCCTACCCCCTCGATTTGGCCAAGGCATTCCCGAAAAAGAAGTTCGCCTATGCCTCGGGTTCCAACAGTGGCAGCCGTGTCTATGGCAGCATTCCCCTCCCTGCCGCCAGCGCAGCAGTTTACGAATTAGACTAAGTGCCCATCCGCCAGCCAAGCCCGGCCCAAATAAGTCTTGCACCTTCGAAGGGCATAACCATGATACCGGCCTTTCCCCGGGGCGCTTAGCTCAGTTGGCTAGAGCAACTGGTTTACACCCAGTAGGTCGCAGGTTCGAGCCCTGCAGCGCCCACCATGTTGAATTTCTCCCGCAATCCCCTCAAGTAAGCCCTCTATACGGTTAAAACGCTGTTCAACAGCAGGTTGCACTCCTGTCTTTTTTTGACTATTTATGTCATTATTTGTCATACTTTGCACATCTCTGCCTGATTTCTGTAGCACTATGTGTAGCAATTCAGAATCACCATCCAATCTAGGCAGTTGCTCCAGTGACCACCTCAAACCAGCACAATAATGATCCCTTAGAAGTTGGAATACGCGGTTTAAGAAATACTGTAGCCACAATCGCTAAATGGCTAATTGTTGGATGAGAAACGTAGAAAACAGCAATTAGCCATTTAACTATTTAGCCATTCGGTCTTTGAGCAGGCATCGCCTGGCTATTCTGCCACGGCCATCAAGCCACGGATACCATCGAACAATATCTGCGCGGCCAGAGCGGTAAGCATCAGTCCCGTCAAGCGACTCAGGATAGTGATACCCAGCTTACCGAGGACACGCTCCACCTTGGCGCTTAGAAACAGCAAGACCCCGACCCCGACGACGGCGAGCAGGACGCCCACAATGCTGGGCAGATGCAGCCCATGCTCCCGCATATCCGCCCCCATCACGAGCAGTGTGCCGGTCGTTGCCGGCCCCACCGTCACGGGAATGGCCAGGGGTACAACAGCAGCGGTTTTCATGTCCTCGATATCCGGCTTTTGTTGATTCAAGGGGCGGGCACTTTCCCGTGCCAGGGCGATGCCACTCAGAAACAACAGCGTCCCCGCCCCCACGCGAAAGGCATCCAAGGTAATGCCAAACAGGTCAAAGAGGTAGCCACCAAAAAACAACAGCACGGAGACCACAGCCAACACCGCGAGAGTCACGCGGACAGCCATTGAGCGCCGCTCGGAAGCCGTCAGGTTCGCCGTGTAAGTCAGGAAAACAGACAAGACGAAAAAGGGCGTCAGCAGCAGGAAGAATTTTATCCAGACGCTAATGAAAGCAAGAAACATGAGGCTACTTCCTATGAGTCAGAAGGGACCGATCCAAACCAAAAAAGCGAACCGGCTGTTCTTCATTCAACGACAACGGCGACAACTCTTTCCCGTCCGGACGCCATCCGGGGAAAAGGCACCCTCGCCATACCAATGGCGAGGGTGTGTCTCCCGAACGCGCTCAGGATGACAAATGCGCAAGATCCCCGAGCCTACGAACGCGGGAAGTCAGCAATATCGAGCAAACTGCACGGGAAACATGCTTTTCCCAGAGCGCGGCTCAGCGCGATCATCGCGTACGAGGTGCAGCGGATATTGACATAATCCCCGTGCCCGAACTGGCACCGATTATCCATCCCGAGAAAAGCCCCGTCAACGTTCTCGCCGATACCCTTTTGCTGTATACTCAGCAGATAGGCGAAATTTTTATCCACCAGGCTGTCTATCGCCTGATGTTCGGACTCGGGTGCTATTTCGCGATAGGCCATCAGGAAAATGGCTGTTGTCGCCGAGCCGACCTCAACCACGGGATCAAAGAACGATCCGTCGGCGCTGACATGCTTCTCCAGCCACCGGAAGTAGGCCGAGGCGCGCCCGAGGTATTCCTCGCGCTTGTGCACGCGGTAAGCTTCAACCAGGGCAATGCCGCCGAAGTCGTCATTAACGCGGTGCATCTGCTGCCAGTCCTTGCCCCATTCTCTAGTATTTTTTCCGATCCGGTCGATGATGATAGTGATCTCTCCCTGCGCATCGATGAAATGCTTCACGTAGTAGTTCGCCATCCGGTAGGCCGCATCCGAGTAACGCATGTCGCTGGTGGCTTCATACAGCTCCATCAGGAACAAGATTCCCCCCGACTGAAAGCTGCCCGTGGTTTCGTCCGAAGCGATACCCCCTTCACCGAGTCGCACCGTTGCTGCGATCCAGTCATCAAAGCAGGCATACTTCAGCATCCAATCCGCGTAAAGGACAGCACGCTCCAGGTAATCCTGAATCCCGCTAAAGCGATAATACCCCAAATACGCCCAGGCCACCGACAAGGCATCGCGCGGATGGGACCAGTTCGTCTGCGGGGTTTCTTCTCGAATCGCACCAAAGCAGGCGGGCTTCCGCGCATCCAGTATCTGCAAAGACTTCAGATAGTCCATCGCCCGGGAGACAGCTTCCCGGTCCTTCTCCCGCCCGCCGAGCCGGTAGGCCCCCAGAAGAGCGAACACGGCAAAGGACGTCTGCCACCCGGTGCTTGACCACTGCTGGCCGGTTTTCAGGTTAACCGCGTACTTGAAGCGACCCCGGTCAGCGCTTTCGATATCCGTATTCTGCGTCCGGGTCATCCAGTCCGCAGCGGCCAATAAGGCCGCGCTCAGTGATTCTTTTTGAATGTGTTCCATAGGATTTCAATGTTTAGGAAATCGTTGATACAGCGGCCTCTTTCGCCGCGGACAAACGGGCCTGCCGGGCTCCTACCCAGCGCATGAGCACTCCCGTCAGGGCCACCGATGAAGCCAGACAAAGGATGACGACCCGGCCGCCAAGCGGATTCGGAACCAGCAGCAGGAGAAAGAAGAAGCTGCTGATGCCGAGCACGAAATTGCCGAGAATTTTCAACTGGCTCAGGTCATTGGCCTTGCCCACCTCTTTCTCGAAATCTACCGGCAGGTGCATTTTCGTAAAAAACTCCTCCACCTTGGTGCGGTACGCCTGGCTGGCGCTTTTCCAGAACAGCATCGAGGAAAGGAAGCCCGCCGTCCCACAGCCGACGTTGATAAACACCTTCTGCTGAAAGCTCCACTCCAGACCAAAGGCAAATGCCAGTAGCGAAGGCATCAACCCGCAAAAGACGGCAAACACGGCCGACCAGGCAGGCACGCGTTTGACGAACATCCCCAGTAGCATCGGCACCGACATGGGCGCCCCCAGCATCGACGCCAGCGCCAACATAAACTCGAACATCCCAGCCTTGCCCATGAGCGAGTAGTACAGCGCGATCCCCATCACGACCAGGCCGAGCGCCAGCGAGACCCATCGGCTCCAGACCAGTTCGCGCTCTGCCTCCATCGGCTCCAGCCCCATCGACTTGCGCAGCATCGGGAGGATGTCGCGGATCACGATGGCTGCGTTCCTGTTGATACCCGAGTCCAGAGAACTCATTGTGGCCGAGAACATCGCCACCATGATTACCCCGGTCATGCCCAGCGGCAGCAGCTTGATGCTCGCCACCGCGTAGGCCGCTTCGGCGGGCTTGTTCAGCGAGGCCCCGGCGCTGAGCACATCGCTCTCGAACAGCAGACGCGCCGCCATTGGCGGAAGAAACCAGAAAACGCACCCCATCGCCATTAGCACAAAGGCCAGAAATGCCGCCTTGCGAGCCTCCCATCCGTCCTTGACCGAAAAGAAGCGCGGCCCCGAGACCATTGAGTTGCTCAGGATCGACTGAGTCATGAAAATCCCCAGCGCCCATGTCAGCGTAAACTGCCCACCCGAAAATTCGCCTGTGCCATTAATCAGGTTGAAATCAGACTCCAGACCAGCGTTACGGACCAGCTCTCCCATTCCGGTGAAACCTCCCATCGCCAGTAGCGCGAGCACCCCTACTATGATTGTGGTCGGCACCATAATCAGGCTCTGTACAAAGTCCGTCGCCATCACCGCCCAGCTTCCCCCACTGGTCGAATACGCCATCACGACCGCCCCCAGTACCAGGATAATGACCCAGATCGGGAAGCCGAAGACCGCGGCGGTAAAAATCGCCATCGCCCAAAGAACCAGGCCACTGCCAACGACTCCGAGGATCACCATCAGGAACGCATACAACTGCTGCGTCGTGCGCCCAAAACGCATTTCGATGACCTCCGGCCCCGTGATCGCCCGCAACTGCCGAAACCACGCCGCGAAAAAAAGAAATGCCAGAAACAGCCCGACGGAGTTGGCTATATAGATAGTCGCCACGCTCCATCCCGCCTCGAACGCTACCCCCGAGGCCCCCGTAAACGTGTAGGCGCTGATATTGGCCATAAAGACACTGGCCCCGACCAGCCACCAGGTACCACGACCACCACCACGGAAGAAATCGCTAATGTCGTGGTTAAAATTCTTAAACGCTGCACCGATCCCAAGCAGGTAGAGCATATAGACTGCGATCACAGCGATCTCGATGTAGAGGCCCGAGGAATTCATTCCATTTATAACCGTACAGTTACACACTGGTGTCAAGCTTGGACAGAAATTTATTCACGGATTTTTTGAAAATAATGCCCCACAAAAACGCAAGGCAAACAGCTACCAATCACCTTTCCGCGCCCTTACCCATCATCATGTTCCATTTCATGCATCATACAGCCTACACCTTATCTCATAGTTATATTATATAAGGAAATCCAATTCCAAAAAGAGAATCAACAACTGACTACATCGGCCGGTTTGGTTCAAAATCACACAGCAACTCTCCAGAGCGCACTATCAGACAGAGAACTCGACGACGACTTTGTAAGGGCAAACCAAATATGTTATTGACTAACCGGTTACTTACTATAATAATCCGGAACAATGCCGACGACATTCCTCAACACGACGAGGCGGAAGGGCTTTGCACTGATCGTATCGATCAGCCTGATGGCCTTCATTCTACTGCTAATGCTCTCCCTCTCCTCTCTCGTCATGGTCGAGACCTCGACAACCGAGATCAAGACGCGACAGGAAGAGGCTCGCCAGAATGCCATACTGGCCCTGAACACCGCCCTCGGGGAGCTTCAGCTCTACGCCGGCCCCGACAAGCGCGTGACCGCCACCGGGGACATCATGGACCGCGCAGACAGCCTGGATGACGGGCGACGCTACTGGACGGGCGTGTGGGAGTCAGCGAGCGAGGAATTGGTCAGTACTAGCGGTGGACGACAAGTCAAACC
Protein-coding regions in this window:
- a CDS encoding MarC family protein; protein product: MFLAFISVWIKFFLLLTPFFVLSVFLTYTANLTASERRSMAVRVTLAVLAVVSVLLFFGGYLFDLFGITLDAFRVGAGTLLFLSGIALARESARPLNQQKPDIEDMKTAAVVPLAIPVTVGPATTGTLLVMGADMREHGLHLPSIVGVLLAVVGVGVLLFLSAKVERVLGKLGITILSRLTGLMLTALAAQILFDGIRGLMAVAE
- a CDS encoding sodium:solute symporter family transporter; amino-acid sequence: MNSSGLYIEIAVIAVYMLYLLGIGAAFKNFNHDISDFFRGGGRGTWWLVGASVFMANISAYTFTGASGVAFEAGWSVATIYIANSVGLFLAFLFFAAWFRQLRAITGPEVIEMRFGRTTQQLYAFLMVILGVVGSGLVLWAMAIFTAAVFGFPIWVIILVLGAVVMAYSTSGGSWAVMATDFVQSLIMVPTTIIVGVLALLAMGGFTGMGELVRNAGLESDFNLINGTGEFSGGQFTLTWALGIFMTQSILSNSMVSGPRFFSVKDGWEARKAAFLAFVLMAMGCVFWFLPPMAARLLFESDVLSAGASLNKPAEAAYAVASIKLLPLGMTGVIMVAMFSATMSSLDSGINRNAAIVIRDILPMLRKSMGLEPMEAERELVWSRWVSLALGLVVMGIALYYSLMGKAGMFEFMLALASMLGAPMSVPMLLGMFVKRVPAWSAVFAVFCGLMPSLLAFAFGLEWSFQQKVFINVGCGTAGFLSSMLFWKSASQAYRTKVEEFFTKMHLPVDFEKEVGKANDLSQLKILGNFVLGISSFFFLLLLVPNPLGGRVVILCLASSVALTGVLMRWVGARQARLSAAKEAAVSTIS
- a CDS encoding homoserine dehydrogenase is translated as MEQKKQSKQVIRIGLLGFGTVGQGVWKHLQGNDSALERRLGVKLELVRAAVSDLKKKREVRVPASRLTDDPYAVVDDPSIDIVCELIGGTKLARTLTLRALKAGKIVVSANKALICKHGEEIFSAARRAGTHYFFEASVAGGIPIIKTLREGLVANRFSLIYGILNGTSNYILTRMEREGLSFPDILDDARSLGYVEADESLDLDGWDAAHKAVILAYLAHGRWVKLKEMLVEGIRGITQYDIAYARELGCKIKLLAVISRDFSTNCLSVRLHPALISKRELMASVDEVYNGVSLTGDVVGTTLLVGRGAGQDATSSAVISDIADAVYLLKGVPAPFICEEDEDVYAALGAEVELAGPEAIRSAYYLRLRVKDQPGVLARVTDVISREGLSIATMTQHQEAGEGTATLLFTTHQSNEKVVSATLKSLKRLGSVLETPFLLRIFNP